One region of Salvelinus sp. IW2-2015 linkage group LG1, ASM291031v2, whole genome shotgun sequence genomic DNA includes:
- the LOC111975608 gene encoding von Willebrand factor A domain-containing protein 1 isoform X2, which translates to MMEWLGFSCLLFGVLLRPSNTQNVVPDTALNCCEGDILLLLDSSGSVSSYEFTRLLHFLSELLLPFSLGRGQVRAGLLQVGTEPHLEFGLDAHRTQPGLQGALQRTXQLQGDTNTEAALXLAQGXLASXGAGDDXXLPNVLVWLTEGVZXGLVDGPMAELRXAGVSXXAVSXGHGNYQVLXRVVTXPIESHLYFVDIDDISIITEDLREAIIELIRAEGLRVVEVSSHSAVLQWRPVLSANTGFYEVHYNSMLPGGGKGQPSGGASSGVQYHRRTLPGDASWIELSGLQPDTSYTASLTPKSNQDYLNTLSANFTTLPEVLSPAVVTVSDSGPDRVRVSWGPLQPEQVQRYQIEYGALPSGQVHMVMLHGHQNTTLLTGLEQETQYLVTISALYSTGKEKALSVKACTQEVLPALADLQLTPVGHDEVQVRWRGHEEGLRGYWLSWERGETEIPSRPASSSLYLLPGSLSTLLTHLAPSSRVCVSPVYRTARGEGLCCTTHTQTGLTLRTQTHTHTGLPALYWT; encoded by the exons ATGATGGAGTGGCTTGGATTTTCCTGTTTGCTGTTCGGTGTGTTACTCCGGCCAAGCAACACACAAAACGTTGTGCCTGACACAG cTCTGAACTGTTGTGAAGGGGACATCCTGCTCCTGTTGGATTCTTCAGGAAGTGTGTCATCCTACGAGTTCACTCGCCTGCTGCACTTCCTGTCCGAGctgctcctccccttctctctgggGCGAGGCCAGGTGAGGGCGGGGCTGCTGCAGGTGGGCACTGAGCCACACCTGGAGTTTGGTCTGGACGCCCACAGRACCCAGCCTGGCCTGCAGGGGGCACTYCAGAGGACSAMGCAGCTCCAGGGGGACACCAACACWGAGGCTGCCCTCAMYCTGGCKCAGGGGKTYCTAGCCAGYYCTGGYGCTGGGGATGAYWRYYAGCTCCCRAAYGTGCTGGTGTGGCTAACGGARGGGGTASAGCRGGGCYTGGTGGATGGACCAATGGCAGAGCTGAGAAKGGCYGGRGTGTCRSTGRTGGCTGTCTCTARYGGACACGGGAACTACCAGGTGCTYCYGAGGGTGGTGACCSCYCCCATCGAGTCCCACCTGTACTTTGTGGACATCGATGACATCAGCATCAtcacagaggacctgagggaGGCCATCATTG agCTGATCCGTGCTGAGGGCCTGCGGGTGGTAGAGGTGTCCTCCCACAGTGCTGTGCTGCAGTGGCGTCCTGTCCTCAGCGCCAATACAGGCTTCTATGAGGTCCACTACAATTCTATGCTGCCAGGTGGCGGGAAGGGTCAGCCTAGTGGCGGGGCCAGCAGCGGGGTGCAGTACCACAGACGGACCCTCCCTGGGGATGCCAGTTGGATAGAGCTGAGTGGTCTGCAACCAGACACCAGCTACACTGCCTCCCTCACCCCAAAGTCCAACCAGGACTACCTCAACACCCTCAGTGCCAACTTCACCACACTGCCCG AGGTGTTGAGCCCAGCGGTGGTCACGGTGTCAGACTCAGGTCCTGACAGGGTGCGAGTGAGCTGGGGTCCTCTGCAGCCTGAGCAGGTCCAGAGGTACCAGATAGAGTATGGAGCTCTACCCAGTGGACAGGTCCACATGGTTATGCTACACGGACATCAGAATACCACTCTGCTCACTGGTCTAGAGCAAGAGACACAATACCTGGTCACCATCAGCGCCCTGTACTCCACTGGCAAAGAGAAGGCATTGTCTGTCAAGGCCTGCACTCAGGAGG TGCTGCCTGCCCTGGCTGACCTCCAGCTGACCCCAGTGGGGCATGATGAGGTGCAGGTCCGGTGGCGAGGCCACGAAGAGGGTCTGAGGGGGTACTGGCTCAGCTGGGAGAGGGGTGAGACAGAGATCCCCTCCCGCCCTGCGTCCTCTTCCCTATACCTGCTCCCTGGCTCCTTGTCCACGCTGCTCACACACCTGGCCCCCAGCAGCCGAGTGTGTGTGTCCCCTGTCTACCGCACGGCCCGGGGAGAGGGGCTCtgctgcaccacacacacacaaactggtctGACactacgcacacagacacacacacacacaggtctgccAGCCTTATATTGGACTTGA
- the LOC111975608 gene encoding von Willebrand factor A domain-containing protein 1 isoform X1, with protein sequence MMEWLGFSCLLFGVLLRPSNTQNVVPDTALNCCEGDILLLLDSSGSVSSYEFTRLLHFLSELLLPFSLGRGQVRAGLLQVGTEPHLEFGLDAHRTQPGLQGALQRTXQLQGDTNTEAALXLAQGXLASXGAGDDXXLPNVLVWLTEGVZXGLVDGPMAELRXAGVSXXAVSXGHGNYQVLXRVVTXPIESHLYFVDIDDISIITEDLREAIIELIRVERLRVVQVSSHSAVLQWRPVLGFNTDFYSFFRYSSVLPGGGEGQPNGGASSGGQYHRRTLPGDASWVELRGLQPDTIYTATLTPNSQSNHDYLNTLSVTFTTQPEVLSPAVVTVADSGPDRVRVSWGPLQTEHVQRYQIEYGPLPSGQVHTVRLHGHQNSTLLTGLEPDTQYLVTVSALYSTGKEKAMSVKACTQEVLPALADLQLTPVGHDEVQVRWRGHEEGLRGYWLSWERGETEIPSRPASSSLYLLPGSLSTLLTHLAPSSRVCVSPVYRTARGEGLCCTTHTQTGLTLRTQTHTHTGLPALYWT encoded by the exons ATGATGGAGTGGCTTGGATTTTCCTGTTTGCTGTTCGGTGTGTTACTCCGGCCAAGCAACACACAAAACGTTGTGCCTGACACAG cTCTGAACTGTTGTGAAGGGGACATCCTGCTCCTGTTGGATTCTTCAGGAAGTGTGTCATCCTACGAGTTCACTCGCCTGCTGCACTTCCTGTCCGAGctgctcctccccttctctctgggGCGAGGCCAGGTGAGGGCGGGGCTGCTGCAGGTGGGCACTGAGCCACACCTGGAGTTTGGTCTGGACGCCCACAGRACCCAGCCTGGCCTGCAGGGGGCACTYCAGAGGACSAMGCAGCTCCAGGGGGACACCAACACWGAGGCTGCCCTCAMYCTGGCKCAGGGGKTYCTAGCCAGYYCTGGYGCTGGGGATGAYWRYYAGCTCCCRAAYGTGCTGGTGTGGCTAACGGARGGGGTASAGCRGGGCYTGGTGGATGGACCAATGGCAGAGCTGAGAAKGGCYGGRGTGTCRSTGRTGGCTGTCTCTARYGGACACGGGAACTACCAGGTGCTYCYGAGGGTGGTGACCSCYCCCATCGAGTCCCACCTGTACTTTGTGGACATCGATGACATCAGCATCAtcacagaggacctgagggaGGCCATCATTG agctgatCCGTGTTGAGCGCCTGAGGGTGGTACAGGTGTCCTCCCACAGTGCCGTGCTGCAGTGGCGTCCTGTACTCGGATTCAACACAGATTTCTACAGCTTTTTCCGCTACAGCTCTGTTCTGCCAGGTGGTGGGGAGGGTCAGCCTAACGGCGGGGCCAGCAGTGGGGGGCAGTACCACAGACGGACCCTCCCCGGGGACGCCAGCTGGGTGGAGCTGAGGGGCCTGCAGCCAGACACCATCTACACTGCCACCCTCACCCCTAACTCCCAGTCCAACCATGATTACCTCAACACTCTCAGTGTCACCTTCACTACACAACCCg AGGTGTTGAGCCCAGCGGTGGTCACAGTGGCAGACTCAGGTCCTGACAGAGTGCGAGTGAGCTGGGGTCCTTTGCAAACTGAGCATGTCCAGCGGTACCAGATAGAGTATGGACCTCTACCCAGTGGGCAGGTCCACACGGTTAGGCTACATGGACATCAGAACTCCACTCTGCTCACTGGTCTAGAGCCAGACACACAGTACCTAGTTACTGTCAGCGCCCTGTACTCCACAGGCAAAGAGAAGGCCATGTCTGTCAAGGCCTGCACTCAGGAGG TGCTGCCTGCCCTGGCTGACCTCCAGCTGACCCCAGTGGGGCATGATGAGGTGCAGGTCCGGTGGCGAGGCCACGAAGAGGGTCTGAGGGGGTACTGGCTCAGCTGGGAGAGGGGTGAGACAGAGATCCCCTCCCGCCCTGCGTCCTCTTCCCTATACCTGCTCCCTGGCTCCTTGTCCACGCTGCTCACACACCTGGCCCCCAGCAGCCGAGTGTGTGTGTCCCCTGTCTACCGCACGGCCCGGGGAGAGGGGCTCtgctgcaccacacacacacaaactggtctGACactacgcacacagacacacacacacacaggtctgccAGCCTTATATTGGACTTGA